The Hymenobacter baengnokdamensis genome includes a region encoding these proteins:
- the dprA gene encoding DNA-processing protein DprA: MLHTTDDLYHELALTLLPGIGPQLTRQLMSYGSSAKNVLHLPPGKLRRIPGVGDATVKILTGPERGKALTQAESSLRKAEKEGVDILFYTSRKFPARLKLIPDAPVLLYYQGTADLNAPKTLALVGTRQATEYGREQTERIIKGVLPHEPLIVSGLAYGIDIMAHRAALQEGLATVGVMATGLDIIYPAAHRKTAEKMREQGGLLTEFAFGTQPDRYNFPQRNRIIAGLADGTVVVEAAAKGGALITAELALGYDRDVLAVPGNLGSAASAGCNALIKSHKAALYAEPLDLEQLLNWDAALYQTGKFKPAPSYSAADFTDEEFALITVLAAAAGREEQMDTLAWKAQQPIHAVASRLLALEFRGVVRALPGKKFALA; this comes from the coding sequence ATGCTCCACACGACCGACGACCTCTACCACGAGCTGGCCCTGACGCTGCTGCCCGGCATTGGCCCGCAGCTGACGCGGCAGCTGATGAGCTACGGCTCGTCGGCCAAAAACGTGCTGCACCTGCCGCCCGGCAAGCTGCGCCGCATTCCCGGCGTGGGCGACGCCACGGTTAAAATCCTGACCGGGCCCGAGCGCGGCAAAGCGCTCACGCAAGCCGAAAGCAGCCTGCGCAAAGCGGAAAAAGAAGGCGTAGACATCCTGTTTTACACGAGCAGGAAATTCCCGGCCCGCCTCAAGCTTATTCCCGATGCGCCCGTGCTGCTGTACTACCAGGGCACCGCCGACCTGAACGCGCCCAAAACGCTGGCGCTGGTGGGCACCCGCCAGGCTACGGAGTACGGCCGCGAGCAAACCGAGCGCATTATCAAGGGCGTGCTGCCGCACGAGCCGCTGATTGTCAGCGGCCTGGCTTATGGCATCGACATCATGGCGCACCGCGCTGCCTTGCAGGAGGGCCTGGCCACGGTGGGCGTAATGGCGACTGGCCTGGATATTATTTACCCGGCTGCTCACCGCAAAACGGCCGAGAAGATGCGCGAGCAGGGCGGGTTACTCACCGAGTTTGCCTTCGGCACGCAGCCCGACCGCTACAACTTTCCGCAGCGCAACCGCATCATCGCCGGCTTGGCCGATGGCACGGTGGTGGTGGAGGCAGCCGCCAAGGGCGGGGCGCTCATCACCGCCGAGCTGGCCCTGGGCTACGACCGCGACGTGCTGGCCGTGCCCGGCAACCTGGGCTCGGCCGCTTCGGCCGGCTGCAATGCCCTCATTAAAAGCCACAAGGCGGCGCTCTACGCCGAACCGCTCGACCTGGAGCAGCTCCTCAACTGGGACGCCGCCCTGTACCAGACGGGCAAGTTCAAGCCGGCTCCCTCCTACTCAGCCGCTGACTTTACGGACGAGGAATTTGCCCTGATTACGGTGCTGGCTGCCGCGGCCGGCCGCGAAGAGCAGATGGATACCCTGGCCTGGAAAGCCCAGCAGCCCATTCATGCTGTGGCCTCGCGGCTGCTGGCGCTGGAGTTTCGGGGCGTGGTGCGGGCGCTGCCGGGCAAGAAGTTTGCGCTGGCGTAG
- a CDS encoding MerR family transcriptional regulator, whose product MPYKERDITKQYFTIGEVAEQFGVATSLIRFWETEFEELNPRKSKKGNRLFTQADVDTFRTIYHLVKERGYTIAGAREMLKQKGGQLKDKIDVIQSLEKVRGFLVSLKKEIDAAQKAE is encoded by the coding sequence ATGCCCTACAAAGAGCGCGACATTACCAAGCAATATTTCACCATCGGCGAGGTAGCCGAGCAGTTTGGCGTGGCTACCTCGCTCATTCGCTTCTGGGAAACCGAGTTTGAGGAGCTGAACCCGCGCAAAAGCAAGAAGGGCAACCGCCTCTTCACCCAGGCCGACGTGGATACGTTTCGCACTATTTACCATTTGGTAAAGGAGCGCGGCTACACCATTGCCGGCGCCCGCGAGATGCTGAAGCAGAAAGGCGGCCAGCTCAAGGATAAGATTGACGTGATTCAGTCATTGGAAAAAGTGCGCGGCTTTCTGGTGAGCCTCAAAAAGGAGATTGACGCGGCGCAGAAGGCGGAATAG
- a CDS encoding glycoside hydrolase family 53 protein, with translation MRMLPNRFSTLCLLTGLAGAALAQPAHAQAAKQSRASTARPHLGKVLGADISFLPQLEARGMKFSDKGVEKDAIQILKDHHINYIRLRIFNNPAADSGYSPHKGFCDLPHTLAMAKRVKQAGLKLLLDFHYSYTWADPQKQFKPLAWRELHGPALAQAVHDYTKEVLLALQAQGTLPDMVQVGNEINHGMLWPDAQVQLSDSLARYDTLARLAQAGASAVREVNPKTLVMLHIALGGQAALSNAWLDRMQAHKVDFDVIGESYYPKWHGTIPDLTANLNQLARRYPQDIVVVEYSERKREVNAAVFSVPGGRGKGSFIWEPLNTWEAVFDKQGKANDLLPLYDEISQQYQIH, from the coding sequence ATGCGTATGCTGCCCAATCGCTTCTCTACTTTATGCCTGCTGACTGGCCTGGCAGGCGCGGCGCTGGCGCAGCCAGCGCACGCGCAGGCTGCTAAGCAGTCCCGAGCCAGCACGGCCCGGCCGCACCTGGGGAAAGTGCTGGGGGCCGATATTTCCTTTCTGCCCCAGCTGGAGGCCCGGGGAATGAAGTTTTCGGATAAAGGGGTGGAAAAAGATGCCATCCAGATTCTGAAAGACCACCATATCAACTACATTCGGCTGCGGATTTTCAATAATCCGGCGGCCGACAGCGGCTATTCACCGCACAAGGGCTTTTGCGACCTGCCGCACACCCTGGCCATGGCCAAGCGCGTGAAGCAGGCCGGGCTGAAGCTGCTGCTCGACTTCCACTACAGCTATACCTGGGCCGACCCGCAGAAGCAGTTTAAGCCCCTGGCCTGGCGCGAGCTGCACGGCCCGGCCCTGGCGCAGGCGGTGCACGACTATACCAAAGAAGTGCTGCTGGCCCTGCAAGCCCAGGGCACGCTGCCCGACATGGTGCAGGTGGGCAACGAAATCAACCACGGCATGCTCTGGCCCGATGCCCAGGTGCAGCTTTCCGATAGCCTGGCGCGCTACGACACCCTGGCCCGGCTGGCCCAGGCCGGGGCCAGCGCCGTGCGCGAAGTAAACCCAAAAACGCTGGTGATGCTGCACATCGCGCTCGGCGGCCAGGCGGCCCTTTCCAATGCCTGGCTCGACCGCATGCAGGCGCACAAGGTTGATTTTGACGTCATTGGTGAGTCGTATTACCCCAAATGGCACGGCACCATCCCCGACCTCACCGCCAACCTCAACCAACTGGCCCGGCGCTATCCGCAAGACATAGTGGTAGTTGAATATTCTGAGCGCAAGCGCGAAGTCAACGCCGCCGTATTTTCGGTGCCGGGCGGTCGGGGCAAGGGCAGCTTTATCTGGGAGCCGCTCAACACCTGGGAGGCCGTGTTTGACAAGCAGGGCAAGGCCAACGACTTGCTGCCGCTTTATGACGAGATTAGCCAGCAGTACCAGATACATTAA